Proteins co-encoded in one Haloarcula sp. DT43 genomic window:
- a CDS encoding CARDB domain-containing protein, whose product MASVSVSHLILFIASMAIAASVAGVFTSSIGELSNAVSEQGLDVSSDVRTDVEIISDSGSDNVYDSGTITIHVKNTGSETLAPVPGQLDLFVDGAFATDYTVTLEPDGGNSWRPGDVVRIDINHTLNGGDHRLKLVVNGDEEVFEFNT is encoded by the coding sequence ATGGCCAGCGTCTCCGTCTCGCACCTGATACTGTTCATCGCGTCGATGGCCATCGCCGCGAGCGTGGCCGGCGTCTTCACGAGTAGCATCGGCGAACTGAGCAACGCCGTCTCCGAGCAGGGCCTGGACGTCAGCAGCGACGTCCGGACCGACGTGGAGATAATCTCCGACAGCGGTAGCGACAACGTCTACGACAGCGGCACGATAACGATTCACGTCAAGAACACGGGGTCGGAGACGCTGGCCCCGGTCCCCGGACAGTTGGACCTGTTTGTCGACGGGGCGTTCGCCACCGATTACACGGTTACCCTAGAGCCCGACGGCGGGAACAGCTGGCGGCCCGGCGACGTCGTCCGAATCGACATCAACCACACCCTCAACGGCGGCGACCACCGTCTGAAGCTCGTCGTCAACGGCGACGAGGAGGTGTTCGAGTTCAACACATGA
- a CDS encoding ATPase domain-containing protein, with amino-acid sequence MSIASTDLFSLGLDDHDRLNKELGGGIPPGSIILVEGDYGAGKSAMSQRFTYGLCEEGHEVTYLSTELTVGSFLDQMHSLSYDMVDHILDEDVLFLHADIGESNALTGGDDQSDRKELLKRLMEAEVMWDADVIVIDTFDAILRNDPKFEALVRQNEERQAALEVISYFRDVISQGKCIMLTVDPSTLDEEAIGPFRAIADVFIELEMIEVGNDVRRQINVLRFAGMGEQVGDTIGFSVRSGTGIVIESRSVA; translated from the coding sequence ATGAGTATCGCAAGCACTGACCTATTCTCGCTCGGCCTGGACGACCACGACCGACTGAACAAGGAACTGGGCGGCGGTATCCCACCCGGCAGCATCATCCTCGTCGAGGGGGACTACGGGGCCGGCAAGTCCGCCATGAGCCAGCGGTTCACCTACGGCCTCTGCGAGGAGGGCCACGAGGTGACGTACCTCTCGACGGAGCTCACCGTCGGCAGCTTCCTCGATCAGATGCACTCGCTGTCCTACGACATGGTCGATCACATCCTCGACGAGGACGTGCTCTTCTTGCACGCCGACATCGGCGAGTCGAACGCGCTCACCGGCGGCGACGACCAGTCCGACCGGAAGGAACTCCTCAAGCGGCTGATGGAGGCCGAGGTGATGTGGGACGCGGACGTCATCGTCATCGACACGTTCGACGCTATCCTCCGGAACGACCCCAAGTTCGAAGCGCTCGTCCGCCAGAACGAGGAGCGCCAGGCTGCCCTGGAGGTCATCTCCTACTTCCGTGACGTCATCTCCCAGGGCAAGTGCATCATGCTCACCGTCGACCCGTCGACGCTGGACGAGGAGGCTATCGGCCCGTTCCGGGCCATCGCCGACGTGTTCATCGAACTGGAGATGATCGAGGTCGGCAACGACGTGCGCCGCCAGATTAACGTCCTCCGCTTTGCCGGCATGGGCGAACAGGTCGGTGACACCATCGGGTTCTCGGTGCGTTCGGGGACCGGCATCGTCATCGAATCGCGGAGCGTCGCGTAG
- a CDS encoding type II/IV secretion system ATPase subunit, whose product MTDHGRAKPSDELRQMAARRPHLRDHLKKFKQITGEFPMLIDEADDEYETNRPNVLYPVGGPIFCHIYGDVGQDMKYYAIEPELDEDERAVFGKVRNRLLQRSVNKPAPENEAQFDDRIEELLQETTKIRDEDSDSGVLTRLSSLTDVSSVEVTQETYENILYRLNRDIVGLGPLEPVMRDPANEDIHVIGRSECHVDHGVYGMLETTVEWESEEAFDQWLRNMGERMGDPVSDSDPIVDSTLPDGSRLNLIYSDDVSLKGPSLTIRQGDDVPLSIFQITKWMTLSPQLAAYLWLCLENEQTVFVVGETASGKTTTLNAITSFIPDDAKIYTAEDTAEVLPPHNTWQQLLTREGEDEGTSIDMFDLVAAALRSRPDYIIVGEVRGEEGRMAFQAAQTGHPVMLTFHASDIVSMIQRFTGEPINVPETFMDVADVALFQNRVKQGDQVLRRVTSVQEIEGYSKEMDGVVTRQVFNWDPVEDEIIFQGMNNSFVLEEQIATLLGYEDTRDIYDDLQFRADLIERAIQEGILGYHEVNDFISDFQRDGVEGIPFNMARPD is encoded by the coding sequence ATGACAGACCACGGACGTGCGAAACCGTCGGACGAGCTTCGACAGATGGCAGCACGGCGGCCCCACCTCCGGGACCACCTGAAGAAGTTCAAGCAGATTACCGGTGAGTTCCCGATGCTCATCGACGAGGCCGACGACGAGTACGAGACCAACCGGCCGAACGTGCTCTACCCGGTCGGCGGCCCCATCTTCTGTCACATCTACGGCGACGTGGGCCAGGACATGAAGTACTACGCCATCGAGCCGGAGCTCGACGAGGACGAGCGGGCCGTCTTCGGAAAGGTCCGGAACCGCCTGCTCCAGCGCAGCGTCAACAAGCCCGCCCCCGAAAACGAGGCCCAGTTCGACGACCGCATCGAGGAACTGCTCCAGGAGACGACGAAAATCCGGGACGAGGACAGCGACAGCGGCGTCCTCACGCGCCTGTCGAGCCTGACCGACGTGAGCAGCGTCGAGGTTACCCAGGAGACCTACGAGAACATCCTCTACCGGCTGAACCGCGACATCGTCGGCCTCGGCCCGCTCGAACCGGTCATGCGCGACCCGGCCAACGAGGACATCCACGTCATCGGCCGCAGCGAGTGCCACGTCGACCACGGGGTCTACGGGATGCTGGAGACCACTGTCGAGTGGGAGAGCGAGGAGGCCTTCGACCAGTGGCTCCGCAACATGGGCGAGCGGATGGGCGACCCGGTCTCCGACTCGGACCCCATCGTCGACTCGACGCTGCCGGACGGGTCGCGTCTGAACCTCATCTACTCCGACGACGTGAGCCTGAAAGGTCCCTCGCTCACCATCCGCCAGGGCGACGACGTGCCCCTCTCCATCTTCCAGATTACCAAGTGGATGACGCTGTCGCCGCAGCTGGCGGCGTACCTCTGGCTCTGTCTGGAGAACGAGCAGACGGTGTTCGTCGTCGGAGAGACGGCGTCCGGGAAGACGACGACGCTGAACGCCATCACTTCGTTCATTCCCGACGACGCCAAAATCTACACCGCGGAGGACACCGCCGAGGTGCTGCCCCCGCACAACACCTGGCAGCAGCTCCTGACTCGCGAGGGCGAGGACGAGGGGACCAGCATCGACATGTTCGACCTGGTCGCGGCCGCGCTGCGGTCCCGCCCCGACTACATCATCGTCGGGGAGGTTCGTGGCGAGGAGGGGCGGATGGCGTTCCAGGCCGCCCAGACCGGCCACCCGGTGATGCTGACCTTCCACGCCAGCGACATCGTCTCGATGATTCAGCGCTTCACCGGCGAACCCATCAACGTCCCCGAGACGTTCATGGACGTGGCCGACGTGGCGCTGTTCCAGAACCGCGTCAAGCAGGGCGACCAGGTCCTGCGCCGCGTGACCAGCGTCCAGGAGATTGAGGGGTACTCCAAGGAGATGGACGGCGTCGTCACCCGGCAGGTGTTCAACTGGGACCCCGTCGAGGACGAAATCATCTTCCAGGGGATGAACAACTCCTTCGTTCTCGAAGAGCAGATAGCGACGCTCTTGGGGTACGAGGACACGCGTGACATCTACGACGACCTCCAGTTCCGCGCGGACCTCATCGAGCGGGCCATCCAGGAGGGTATTCTGGGCTACCACGAGGTCAACGACTTCATCTCCGACTTCCAGCGCGACGGCGTCGAGGGCATCCCGTTCAACATGGCCAGACCGGACTAA